A segment of the Lycium ferocissimum isolate CSIRO_LF1 chromosome 10, AGI_CSIRO_Lferr_CH_V1, whole genome shotgun sequence genome:
tCTATACTTAGGGCATTATTGTGACCTCCTACTCGTTGGCCGTCGCTTCAGTGGAAGAGTGGGGTTGTAAAATGTTGACGTCAGATCATACATAAACTGAATTATTGCAGTAATTAAGAAGCCACTAGTGAGCTTTTTGAGATTAACCCACTTTAAACCTTGTCTAAACTAGATGAGATTTCGAGTTCAAGCTCTAGGAACGAAGAAGGACTTCATATGCAACACTTCCCCTTTAACGGGtcatacataatgaaaatttgaaTTGGTTGGACCAGTAAATATTGAATACAAAATgactacttaaaaaaaaaaaaaaaaaaaaaaaaaaacggcagTGGTCGAATTCTAATTAACTCATTCTTTTACAAATTCATGGTTACTTCCATCCATCATTCtctagaaagaagaaaaaaaaggccatgtacatttttcttcttttgctttttccttttcgttttcttttttctttttcagctAAGATACATTGACATAGCAATTGTTCAATCTCAATCCATATATAGTTGGCCTAATATAGGAGACACAAAGTAAAGGCTTCGATGTGAGGTCCATTCACGAGTAACTCTATCATTGCTCCAATACAAGTAGAAACTTATAACAACAATGATTAAAAAACTACTACTATAATAAAGGGATTCTTTTTGCAAAAAGAAAATATCACCTTCTCCTTTCTATTTATACATACTTAATTAATCACTTGTGCAAATCtcatttcattcttcttcttcttcttaacatCAAAAACTCTCACTACAAAGTGAATTAGCTATGGCTTCTGAGAAAGTTGAGACAGTTATTGCTGGTAACTATTTGGAAATGgagagagaaggagaagaagctaATACCAATAATTCTATGAGAAACAAAGTATCCAATTTTTTCTGGCATGGTGGCTCTGTTTATGATGCATGGTTTAGTTGTTCTTCTAACCaggttattttttttctcctttttaaaatttatatatttatttccttattattgcTTTGCCATTTATTATTTAGTGCCGAATGCAAGATTTAAATTCAATGAGTTCATTTTTAAGGTTCTTAGAACTGAACGTGCAGTTAAAATTATGGCTTCAGAAGTTAATATCCACTGAATTTCAGTAGTTTTCACATGTATAATTTATGTTCCATGTTAAAAATATTGGGTTCGATTGGACCTGTAAAAACTACTGTGTAAAATCTTTGGAAGATCTTCTTAGAAGAATAGTGAAGGGGTTTATTCGAATTTTTCATATGCATTTTTACGGAAAAAATATGATGCGaatttcttaattttgttttgtttggatgatgaaaaatgatgatatTAGGTTGCTCAAGTGCTACTTACACTGCCATATTCATTTTCACAACTGGGAATGATGTCTGGAATTATATTCCAACTCTTCTATGGGTTGATGGGAAGCTGGACTGCTTATCTTATAAGTGTGCTCTACGTTGAGTACAGaactagaaaagaaagagaaaaagttgACTTCAGAAACCATGTCATTCAGGTACCAATTATTTTCCTTCCTTCTTAACTCTTAATTTAGTACTAAAATTGGATCATGTTTTGGTTCTTTCAAGATCTAATCTTTTTCTTGTTCAGTTTAATTAAGGAGAaagtgaaaggaaaaaagattTACGTTACTCATTGTATGATAGTAGTACTATATATGGTACTCCATTTTAAAGTCACAAAAGAAAGTAAAGTTTCATATAGTCCTAAGTTTTTTGTACTCTTCTGATACTTTATTTAGATTTCTTTGTGTCTCGACAAGGAGAGGAGAATCAGCCGGATCAGATGAAAATTCGTTGttacttttatgtataaacGTACACGTACTTCAATTCATTGATCTGATTAATTTAGATTCGCGTCCATCATTTAAACAGAGTTATCTCTTCTTTTACATTTGCCCGCTGTCCTTCCCAGCTCCTTAATTTATATCCTctcattattcttttttttttttttttttttttttttttttttttttgtatctgaAATTTGCAGTGGTTTGAAGTTCTTGACGGATTACTAGGAAAGCATTGGAGAAATATTGGCCTCTTTTTCAACTGCACTTTTCTTCTATTCGGATCAGTCATTCAGCTAATTGCATGTGCAAGGTATTCACTTCaacaaaaagaatttttaattaatatattaacaatattataaaataatgaTTTAAAATATCAAGATTAGTACCCCTGGTTTTAAATAAGtacgtaaataaataaaagatttgaagtttttattaataaaataaataatactccTATAACATTCTTGTTtaatcttttttgtttgtttggttgttgcagtaacatatattatattaatgaCAATCTTGATAAGAGAACTTGGACGTATATATTTGGAGCGTGTTGTGCCACAACTGTGTTCATTCCTTCATTCCACAACTACAGAATTTGGTCATTTGTAGGGCTTATCATGACAACTTACACTGCATGGTATCTTACCATTGCTTCTCTTCTCAATGGACAGGtgaattaataacttctttcccttaatttatattttgctaaataaataaaaaaacatacttCTTATATCCTATTTGAGTGTCTGCAGACAGAATATTGACCATATTTAAGAGCAAAATAAAAGGTGCAttcattttagatttttttttttccaaaaataattttttcgttGTTAATATGTCGCTAATCCATTGCTTAAACGAATTTTGTTGTTTAACTACAGAATTTGTCCGTcactaatttctttttttttagtatagaTTACTTcctcttttgcaaaaatattgGAGTACAAGAGATTGGATTTGAGATGGAAAAAGTAGTAGTATAAatgtttttgcttctttttttttttttttttttttttttttaaaagtcctAACTACTAAAGTTTAGTTTTGGCTTGATTTAACTTTTTAATAATAGAATACCATTTGATTAGtactttattttcttctaattaatattttattgattgtGACATGTCAAAGGTTGAGGGAGTGAAGCACTCAGGACCAACCACAATGGTTCTCTACTTCACTGGTGCTACAAACATTCTTTACACCTTTGGTGGACATGCTGTCACAGTGTGAGGatttaatatttatataaaatgttTAGCAAATTACAAGtggataaatattttaatatatccttAGTACCCCTAGATACTCATTTGTTTGTCTCAGCAGAGACATAACACATGCTTATAATTATTTAGCTCGATATCCCTTTTCTACTAGTGGGAACATGCTTCCTGAAAACCTGGTGCCTACTATTCTTTATCCTCCCTGTATATAGGTTTAATTGAACCTGATACTTTTACATAGAgtataaatatttatgtgaaGAATTATTAACAAATTAAAAGTTAAGCTCCGAATTTGTAATTGTAATAGTATAATCGATTGTAGGTCAgagaataaaaaatttaatttctgAATTCGCCTCTACTTCCCTGCATATTTATTCTTGAGAGGATCAAACTTTGTTGAAAAAGTGAGTCCTAAAAAAGGAGAGCAAATTAGAGAGAGGAGCAAATTAGCCTAACTATTTAGCAAGAACGAACACCATGTACTCCAAACAGACATATTTACCTCACCTAACAAGTATAACGAGAGAAATGCCCATTAGACAACTAATAATGGAAAGACCGCTTAAATACTATATTAAATGTATTACTGAgaaatattgttattttttcatACCAGGTTAGTGATGAGATTACAGTTAGTAATTGGTTATGTGGACTCAAATCTTCATCACTAACATTTTGGCTGAACATATGAGGATCAGGGAGCTTATAAATAATCAgttattttccaattttcataatattaagaaaatcagaaaattatAGAATACTTTCATTTTATTACAATATCGGAATGAATTTAGTAGTAATTTTGTGTATGTGTGAATATTTGTAGGGAAATAATGCATGCGATGTGGAAGCCACAGAAGTTCAAGCTGATATATTTGATAGCAACAATATATGTGCTAACACTGACACTGCCATCAGCAAGTGCGGTGTATTGGGCATTTGGAGATGCACTTCTCACCCACTCCAATGCTTTGGCTTTGTTACCAAAGACTAGATTTAGAGACTCTGCTGTCATTCTCATGCTTATTCATCAGGTCACTACAGTTATTTTTTCTCTTAAGTTTCAATTGGGTATTAAAATTATTGAAGAtctaatatatatgtataaaaaatattttttgaccTACAAactcaataaatatttattttttatgtacacAATATAATTTTCCAGCTAAAAATGTTCAACTAACTAGACACCCTTCATTTTATGTGGCTACGCCACTATGCATAATGGATGGGGAAGGAATTTTACTGATATTGTAAAGAGTTGCTATATGTATTGGTCGATATATATGCTATGCTAtgcgtaaaaaaaaattgagtttggATGAATCCGTCGCAAAAGAGCTACAACTGCCATGTTGGTTGCAACATaaagtttcaaaattttgtAAATGTGCTCTGTGAAAAcctcgattttttttaattaataattaatacatATCTTACGCTGGACCAGATAAAATCGTTGTGATTACTGAATGtcttacttttttgtttttgggtgCAGTTTATTACATTTGGTTTTGCATGTACCCCACTGTACTTTGTGTGGGAGAAGTTCATTGGAATTCATGAGACAAAGAGCTTGTTCAAGAGAGCAATATCAAGACTCCCAGTGGTTATTCCAATATGGTTCTTGGCAattattttccccttttttgggCCCATCAACTCCTCTGTTGGATCTCTCCTAGTTAGCTTCACTGTCTACATTATTCCTGCCTTAGCACACATGCTTACTTTTGCTTCCCCATCAGCTAGAGAGGTACAAAAACCACTAACTAGTATACtacttatattatttttttccttcttccctAACAATTACTATCTATGTTGGTCGAACTCTTTAAAAATGTCGACAGTTGCGTGtcgaatttttcaaaaatagtgcAATTTTGGAGGATCCGATACGGATGCGGCGGCATTTCTAAAGAGTCCGAACAACATGAATTATTATTACTTTTTCGGTGTCAATTAATGTGATGCACTTTGCTTTTTGATTCGACAGAATGCTGTGGAGCAACCACCATCATTCTTGGGAAGGTGGGTTGGCTTGTATTGTACCAACATATTTGTGGTGGCCTGGGTCTTCATTGTTGGTTTTGGATTTGGAGGGTGGGCAAGCATGGTCAATTTTGTacatcaaattaacacttttGGCCTCTTCACTAAGTGTTATCAATGCCCTCCACATAAGGCTTGAGTAGGATATATTACTATTACAGTAAGGAAGTTTAAAGAAAACTAAGATACATATGAAGTGTGTAAAAAGATTTGGATGTTGCCAACACTTTTTTCCCCATCACtttaattatcattttattttcttgtaagAGTCCTTTATTAACTTGAGTGCTAGtggcttttcttttttctgtttcCATTTTTCTTCCGAAGAAAAATGTAATTCCCTAATTTGTTTTTCGGGGCTTTATGTGATGTGGATTATTTGGTAATATATACGATCTTTTTGTTGCTCCTTTGCTTTTTATTTACAGTGGTCACATTGCGAACCCTCTCTATTAAAAGGCTAAATGGAAGGAAATTTTGTACCTTCACGGTTTTTGACCTTTGATACAAAGGAGCTTAATTTAAATCCTTATTTAGTTGtaaggtctttttttttctttctatttctaTGCATAACAAACAAATTGAGCAAATTTCTTACTCATAAATATGAAATACTAACTCTTACTGCTcataaatatcaaatattaactCCCTTTCAATGAAATTACAGCACTTCATTATGCAAACTACGGCTAAATATGAAGCTTTGTACGAGGcttaaaatagttaaaatatcCTTAAAAGTTGTATATTAGTGTCAATATCCCTATATATTATGCATGTTTGGGGTTAATTTGTCATATCAAGTCTATGATACGTATTATTCGTTTGACCCAACAAATTCACatatatatttgtttcttggGTTATTCCGTATCGAATTCAAAAGCGTGTATACAATGTGAATTTACATCATATGTtatttatataaacatcatttttCTCTCACTTTCTATTGTGGGATTTGCCGAAGTGTACTATGCACCGGCCGCTTCTTTCGGAACTTGCCAACCTAAAAGTCTCTTAATTCTTCTCTCTTGAGTTATTCAACATCACCCCAAAAATGCAAACACATCTGATGTTGTGTTCTAtcttctattattttattttctttctctctttccgATATTGTATTTATCTAAGATATgcacctattttttttaaacatgtcAGTTTTAGAAGCTTGCTTGTCCTTGACCCGCTCTCATTAGTCCTCTATATGTCATGACGTCGTAGGCAAATAAGAAGGTGTGCCTAAAAATGTGATATGAAAATGCGCACACTGATAGAAATATTTGTCAAAATTTATCATCAAATTATCTAAAACAACATACCCAAAGGTAAAAAAGAGTAGCACGACAAGCAAGGGTGAGACCACAAGGGCCTATTGTACACAGTCTTACCCtacatttctgcaagaggctgtttccatgGCTTGAACCCCTAACCTCCTAATCACATGACATCAATTTTACTCGTTATATATTCTCATCAAGATATTTAGTTTGCACTAACCTAGAGAGGAGAAATATAACAGGAAGTATTTTGACTCGTCACTGCTTTCTTACTTCTCATCCAAGATGACTATTACAAAATAGACAAATAAGTACAACGCAGAAATTATTATAACGCTAACGCCAAATACGAAAAGCCAAAAGGTATTATCTTTGGAGACATGTTGAAAAGAGCCAAGTAAAATCGCACTATCTTTACATCTTCGTCAAAATCAAACCCCACATCTCATGTATTAAGTGTCTGGAGCTTTTTGACATAACAAACACCTGTAAGATAGGTCTATTATTAGGGCCTAACCTTCTATTTTCTGCGGGGTTCGACAACTTTTTTgcaaattcctttttttttttggaaaaagattGCATGTCTCTCATTGTATTTACAgccaataaaaagaaaatatgatttCTCCTAGGTAGTTGGTACTtttttaggtgcttttaagtcaaaatagcttttaaatACTTTGGTAGTGTTTGggtagaattaaaaaaaaaaagttttaagcacttgtttttaagccaaaataataaaaataagccaaaagttATAAGCTAGAATTTATAACTTATGGCTTTTGGtttataagtcaaaagtcaTAAGCCTATCCAAACGGTATCTTGCAAGAAAGTTATTGTCCTTCAATAGAAGAAAGTCTTGCTAACCTTCAAATTGCAGAATACCTTTTATATTAGGCAGGCCATACTAGTAGGTCATTATTCTTTTCGTCTTTTTAATTAACTCCCTTTTAATCCAACAAGTCTGAAATAAATTTAAGTCTTTGATGTCGATTGCCAAAACCTTATTAAATATAAGaattatttaagaaaatatgttgactaaataattttcttatacttcagtttttttttctttttcaatggCGAGTATACGTAAGTGTGCTGATTAAGATCTTTAATACCACCATTTAAGTTTTgactttatttaaaaaagttatgtaaaaatAGCTTCGTGGTTAGAACTTGGCAGCAAAATCATGGTGGATCGTCAAGATTTCTAATTCATGGGTAAAACTTGTCTTGTCACAAATCCTAGCGATCCATCAGGATTTGTGGTCCCACTAATCCTGAAGGATCGCCTTGAAAACTAAGGAGTAGGATCCCCTCTAGTATCAGTTGCCTCCAGTTCCTCAAATACACTTCTTGATTTAGGACACGTGTCACTTAAAAAATTCAATGAACCAAATTACTTCCCTTCACTTTTATCACTTTACAAACACATCCGCTCTTCTTCTGCATATCTAATAAAATCAGTCGTGTTTTGCCAGAAAATTTACAGTGTTTTTATCAGTTTATGTGAGCATGGAGAAGGGAGCAGAAGAGGGGCTGCGTTTGTAGATTGATAAAAATGAGGTGAAGTAATTTGGACCATTAGATTTTATATTCGACACGTGTCCTATATCAAGAAAAGTACTGGAGGGGATCCAAACCCGACAACTAATATGATTAAAATTTAGCCACAAATCCTAACAGACTATCATAACTTGATGGGTAGATATTTCATTAACACATTTTTAATTACTTCAAAATTAATCGAAATCAACTCTAAAGTTTGATATCCAACCTTCTAATATCAATCCCAATAATTTCGAATGATTGATTTAACTTTGAG
Coding sequences within it:
- the LOC132034149 gene encoding auxin transporter-like protein 3, with the translated sequence MASEKVETVIAGNYLEMEREGEEANTNNSMRNKVSNFFWHGGSVYDAWFSCSSNQVAQVLLTLPYSFSQLGMMSGIIFQLFYGLMGSWTAYLISVLYVEYRTRKEREKVDFRNHVIQWFEVLDGLLGKHWRNIGLFFNCTFLLFGSVIQLIACASNIYYINDNLDKRTWTYIFGACCATTVFIPSFHNYRIWSFVGLIMTTYTAWYLTIASLLNGQVEGVKHSGPTTMVLYFTGATNILYTFGGHAVTVEIMHAMWKPQKFKLIYLIATIYVLTLTLPSASAVYWAFGDALLTHSNALALLPKTRFRDSAVILMLIHQFITFGFACTPLYFVWEKFIGIHETKSLFKRAISRLPVVIPIWFLAIIFPFFGPINSSVGSLLVSFTVYIIPALAHMLTFASPSARENAVEQPPSFLGRWVGLYCTNIFVVAWVFIVGFGFGGWASMVNFVHQINTFGLFTKCYQCPPHKA